One Castanea sativa cultivar Marrone di Chiusa Pesio chromosome 4, ASM4071231v1 DNA window includes the following coding sequences:
- the LOC142631635 gene encoding LEAF RUST 10 DISEASE-RESISTANCE LOCUS RECEPTOR-LIKE PROTEIN KINASE-like 1.2 isoform X1 — MSQFLSYLLFLSFFFFFFFFFINSLGTNSSPLCLPHNCGNVTIRYPFWDLDKFISDQQYCGYPGFGVRCQNGEAVLGLSDDQNYYVKDINYTSYTVTLTLVDIGATTNQMCPRPRQNISLETLPLNYSSMDLNLSFYYNCISYPPTVPFIPCLNISSNRSYVFVENHETEGFESFDWSKNCEEKVVVTVRDIQTEINIVDLIARFGEAMNDGFVLDWGRVEDCVTCEDSEGFCGYNATAKEYLCFCKDGSVRSNSCKGTVEACVTCEDSEGLCGYNATAKEYLCFCKDGSVRSNSCKAILCVCEMELLKLLFFVTHEQIVFTRLELILLSVKNSIFHGLKGKAV, encoded by the exons ATGTCACAATTCCTCAGCTACctcctcttcctctccttcttcttcttcttcttcttcttcttcatcaactcCTTAGGCACCAATTCTAGTCCTTTATGCCTACCACACAACTGCGGTAACGTTACGATCAGATACCCTTTTTGGGATCTTGATAAATTCATCTCTGATCAGCAATATTGCGGCTACCCGGGGTTTGGCGTTAGGTGCCAGAACGGCGAGGCCGTACTTGGCTTATCCGATGACCAGAACTACTACGTGAAAGATATAAATTATACCAGCTACACCGTTACCCTAACCCTTGTGGATATTGGTGCCACCACCAACCAAATGTGCCCAAGACCACGTCAAAACATTTCTCTAGAGACGCTACCTTTGAACTATTCATCAATGGATTTGAATCTCAGTTTTTACTATAATTGCATTTCCTACCCTCCAACTGTGCCTTTCATCCCGTGCTTGAATATTAGTAGCAACCGGTCTTATGTTTTTGTGGAGAATCATGAGACGGAGGGCTTTGAATCCTTTGATTGGTCAAAGAATTGCGAGGAGAAAGTGGTGGTGACAGTGAGAGATATACAGACTGAGATTAATATTGTTGATTTGATTGCTCGGTTTGGTGAGGCTATGAATGATGGCTTTGTGCTTGATTGGGGACGTGTTGAGGATTGTGTTACATGTGAGGATTCTGAAGGGTTTTGTGGATACAACGCTACGGCTAAGGAGTACTTGTGCTTTTGCAAAGATGGAAGCGTACGTAGTAACAGCTGCAAAGGTACTGTTGAGGCTTGTGTTACATGTGAGGATTCTGAAGGGTTGTGTGGATACAACGCTACGGCTAAGGAGTACTTGTGCTTTTGCAAAGATGGAAGCGTACGTAGTAACAGCTGCAAAG CTATCCTGTGTGTTTGTGAAATGGAGCTGCTGAAATTGTTGTTCTTTGTCACACATGAGCAAATCGTCTTCACGAGATTGGAATTGATATTATTATCAGTTAAAAATTCTATATTCCATGGTTTGAAAGGCAAAGCCGTATGA
- the LOC142631635 gene encoding LEAF RUST 10 DISEASE-RESISTANCE LOCUS RECEPTOR-LIKE PROTEIN KINASE-like 1.2 isoform X2: MSQFLSYLLFLSFFFFFFFFFINSLGTNSSPLCLPHNCGNVTIRYPFWDLDKFISDQQYCGYPGFGVRCQNGEAVLGLSDDQNYYVKDINYTSYTVTLTLVDIGATTNQMCPRPRQNISLETLPLNYSSMDLNLSFYYNCISYPPTVPFIPCLNISSNRSYVFVENHETEGFESFDWSKNCEEKVVVTVRDIQTEINIVDLIARFGEAMNDGFVLDWGRVEDCVTCEDSEGFCGYNATAKEYLCFCKDGSVRSNSCKGTVEACVTCEDSEGLCGYNATAKEYLCFCKDGSVRSNSCKVPCIADNLWGVCGIRWEMRF, translated from the exons ATGTCACAATTCCTCAGCTACctcctcttcctctccttcttcttcttcttcttcttcttcttcatcaactcCTTAGGCACCAATTCTAGTCCTTTATGCCTACCACACAACTGCGGTAACGTTACGATCAGATACCCTTTTTGGGATCTTGATAAATTCATCTCTGATCAGCAATATTGCGGCTACCCGGGGTTTGGCGTTAGGTGCCAGAACGGCGAGGCCGTACTTGGCTTATCCGATGACCAGAACTACTACGTGAAAGATATAAATTATACCAGCTACACCGTTACCCTAACCCTTGTGGATATTGGTGCCACCACCAACCAAATGTGCCCAAGACCACGTCAAAACATTTCTCTAGAGACGCTACCTTTGAACTATTCATCAATGGATTTGAATCTCAGTTTTTACTATAATTGCATTTCCTACCCTCCAACTGTGCCTTTCATCCCGTGCTTGAATATTAGTAGCAACCGGTCTTATGTTTTTGTGGAGAATCATGAGACGGAGGGCTTTGAATCCTTTGATTGGTCAAAGAATTGCGAGGAGAAAGTGGTGGTGACAGTGAGAGATATACAGACTGAGATTAATATTGTTGATTTGATTGCTCGGTTTGGTGAGGCTATGAATGATGGCTTTGTGCTTGATTGGGGACGTGTTGAGGATTGTGTTACATGTGAGGATTCTGAAGGGTTTTGTGGATACAACGCTACGGCTAAGGAGTACTTGTGCTTTTGCAAAGATGGAAGCGTACGTAGTAACAGCTGCAAAGGTACTGTTGAGGCTTGTGTTACATGTGAGGATTCTGAAGGGTTGTGTGGATACAACGCTACGGCTAAGGAGTACTTGTGCTTTTGCAAAGATGGAAGCGTACGTAGTAACAGCTGCAAAG TACCGTGCATTGCCGATAATCTGTGGGGGGTGTGTGGAATCAGGTGGGAAATGCGGTTCTAA
- the LOC142631636 gene encoding LEAF RUST 10 DISEASE-RESISTANCE LOCUS RECEPTOR-LIKE PROTEIN KINASE-like 2.1 encodes MDIHLALSSLITLSFFLAILPPSYYAYDPRFVDCSRPYECGRIKDVSYPFWGVNRPEHCGRQGFKLECYDEEYPIIKFEKLEFLILNISESQNIMTIARWDLWNRSCPRTNLSTILNYSIFDYTSAVRNITLFYDCPSQVYTPIPVQNRFTCSLEGSDVNNYSYFVNETLAKIQFPFLEQCRGRIRVPILRNSIIDESAGVVPALHEALKQGFDVDYNFLDKTACDGCMKSGGNCGYSNETHPFVCFCRDGERSHFCTGNNLYSFSLSHFTGLG; translated from the coding sequence ATGGATATCCATCTAGCTCTCTCTTCCCTCATCACCCTCTCCTTCTTCTTAGCAATATTGCCACCATCTTACTACGCCTACGATCCACGCTTTGTTGATTGCAGTCGTCCCTATGAGTGTGGAAGAATCAAAGACGTTTCTTACCCTTTCTGGGGGGTAAATCGACCTGAACATTGCGGTCGCCAAGGGTTCAAGCTCGAGTGCTACGACGAGGAATACCCGattatcaaatttgaaaaactagAGTTCCTCATACTAAACATCAGCGAATCTCAAAATATCATGACCATTGCAAGATGGGACCTCTGGAATCGTTCTTGTCCTCGAACCAACCTCAGTACCATTTTGAATTATAGTATCTTTGATTACACTTCAGCCGTTCGAAACATAACTTTGTTCTACGACTGCCCTTCCCAAGTCTATACACCTATACCGGTCCAAAATAGATTTACATGCAGTTTGGAAGGTAGTGATGTAAATAATTACTCTTACTTTGTAAACGAAACGTTAGCAAAGATCCAGTTTCCGTTCCTTGAGCAATGCAGAGGAAGAATCCGTGTTCCAATTTTACGGAATTCTATTATTGATGAGTCTGCGGGTGTAGTCCCGGCACTTCATGAAGCATTGAAACAAGGATTCGATGTGGACTACAATTTCTTGGACAAGACTGCCTGTGACGGGTGTATGAAATCAGGTGGGAATTGCGGTTATAGTAACGAAACACACCCATTTGTCTGCTTTTGCCGTGACGGAGAGCGCTCTCATTTCTGCACAGGTAACAATCTGTACTCTTTTTCCCTTTCTCACTTTACTGGATTAGGCTGA
- the LOC142631637 gene encoding LEAF RUST 10 DISEASE-RESISTANCE LOCUS RECEPTOR-LIKE PROTEIN KINASE-like 1.2, with protein sequence MDLQNFFMSPKPSLTYISFIILTSLVNYILSLDPKFQACAPYTCGDGPNISYPFWIPQEQEPFCGYPNFTIICKDKNPILTITNDDYIIKDIFYSNQSFLVAYTAIYKDTCPTPLHNVSLDHTPYNFSLYRSDFSIFYNCTSKPNYPIYELVCASNSTLHSFAVFHKEALELHNYLSDWCQSFVDVPVDVHNGVNFTSLLLMNYTDVLKMGFSLNWSAHDCNSCEKSNGRCGFENNEFVCFCGDRPHLETCDDGKHDNKQWKFVVGVGACLVMVFIIPGVIFFIHRRRMKKKYDPSTLLSRSISYDPSGTTDQERGSSYFGVHLFTYNELEEATNNFDSAKELGDGGFGTVYYGILRDGRQVAVKRLYEHNCKRVEQFMNEVDILTRLRHPNLVSLYGCTSRTCRELLLVYEYIPNGTVADHLHGDLAKPGALPFPTRMKIAVETASALAYLHSSDIIHRDVKTNNILLDNNFLVKVADFGLSRLFPTDVTHVSTAPQGTPGYVDPEYHECYQLTEKSDVFSFGVVLIELISSMPAVDITRHRHEINLSNMAMNKIQNHTLHELVDPSLGFESDCTVKNMITDVAELAFQCLQYDKEMRPSMVVVLEALKDIQHKDYVKDKEEINISADDVVLLKNDPVPLSPDSALNWNISTSSTSNGSC encoded by the exons ATGGACCTTCAAAACTTCTTCATGTCCCCAAAACCTTCCCTCACATACATTTCTTTCATCATCTTGACCTCCTTAGTCAACTACATTCTATCCCTTGACCCAAAATTCCAAGCCTGTGCCCCTTATACTTGTGGAGATGGCCCAAATATAAGTTACCCCTTCTGGATACCTCAAGAACAAGAACCTTTCTGTGGCTACCCGAACTTTACAATCATCTGCAAAGACAAAAACCCAATTCTCACAATCACCAATGATGATTATATCATAAAGGACATCTTTTACTCAAACCAGTCATTTCTTGTGGCCTACACTGCAATCTATAAGGACACTTGCCCTACTCCTTTGCATAATGTTAGCCTTGATCACACTCCATATAATTTTAGTTTGTACCGTAGTGATTTCTCCATCTTCTACAACTGCACTTCAAAGCCTAATTACCCTATATATGAATTAGTCTGTGCTAGCAATAGCACCCTTCATTCTTTTGCGGTTTTCCATAAGGAAGCATTGGAGCTTCATAACTATTTGTCAGACTGGTGCCAGTCTTTCGTTGATGTGCCTGTGGATGTGCATAATGGAGTCAACTTCACAAGCTTGTTGTTGATGAATTATACTGACGTTTTGAAGATGGGGTTCTCTTTGAATTGGAGTGCACATGATTGCAACAGTTGTGAGAAAAGTAACGGACGATGTGGATTCGAGAATAatgaatttgtttgtttttgtggtgACCGGCCTCATCTTGAAACCTGCGATGATG GTAAGCATGATAATAAGCAGTGGAAGTTTGTTGTAG GTGTTGGCGCATGTCTCGTAATGGTTTTTATAATACCGGGCGTCATATTCTTTATCCATCGACGCCGCATGAAGAAGAAATATGATCCCTCAACCTTACTCAGTCGAAGCATCTCTTATGATCCCTCTGGAACGACAGATCAAGAGAGGGGAAGTAGCTACTTTGGAGTTCATCTCTTCACCTACAATGAACTTGAAGAAGCCACTAACAATTTTGATTCAGCCAAAGAACTTGGAGATGGAGGCTTTGGCACTGTATACTATG GCATACTTCGTGATGGGCGTCAAGTTGCAGTGAAGCGCTTGTACGAACACAACTGCAAAAGAGTAGAACAATTCATGAATGAAGTTGACATCCTTACTCGCTTGCGCCACCCAAATCTAGTCTCACTGTATGGCTGCACCTCTCGCACTTGCCGTGAACTCCTGCTTGTTTATGAATACATTCCTAATGGCACAGTTGCTGATCATCTTCATGGTGATCTTGCAAAACCCGGTGCACTCCCATTTCCTACTCGAATGAAGATTGCCGTCGAGACAGCAAGTGCTTTGGCCTATCTCCATTCTTCTGATATCATCCACCGCGATGTAAAAACAAACAACATTCTCCTTGACAACAATTTTTTGGTTAAGGTCGCAGATTTTGGTCTGTCTCGTCTCTTTCCCACCGATGTCACTCATGTCTCGACTGCTCCACAAGGTACTCCTGGTTATGTCGATCCAGAATATCACGAGTGTTACCAACTTACTGAAAAAAGTGATGTGTTCAGCTTTGGGGTGGTCTTGATTGAGCTTATATCATCCATGCCTGCTGTTGATATCACAAGGCATCGACACGAAATTAATTTGTCTAACATGGCTATGAACAAGATCCAAAATCACACGTTGCATGAACTTGTGGACCCTTCTCTTGGGTTTGAATCGGACTGTACGGTGAAGAACATGATAACTGATGTGGCAGAGTTGGCATTTCAGTGTTTGCAATATGATAAGGAAATGAGACCATCAATGGTAGTGGTGCTTGAAGCACTAAAGGATATACAACATAAAGACTACGTTAAAGATAAGGAGGAGATTAATATTTCTGCAGATGATGTTGTGTTGTTGAAGAATGATCCGGTACCACTTTCGCCAGATTCTGCGCTAAATTGGAATATCAGTACGTCTTCAACATCAAATGGCAGTTGTTAA